A window from Thermodesulfobacteriota bacterium encodes these proteins:
- the queG gene encoding tRNA epoxyqueuosine(34) reductase QueG: MIKLDSMGIREITDSIKSKAYDIGFDLVGVSPVGHFPESQYYKEWLSRGYAGEMKYMERSPERRQHAGRVVPGAKSVITCGLNYNTDLPYSTAAGDKRRGWIARYAWGDDYHTVMDDKLKTLEGFVSRKAGERVASRRYVDTGPVLERVYGKYGGIGWTGKNTCLINQEIGSWIFLGEIITGLELEYDSPVPDRCGTCTRCIDACPTGAITGPYVLDSRLCISYLTIELKGGIPARLRDGIGNNIFGCDICQDVCPWNRNAEKTVEPGFHPKDGLYNPDLRSFAGLGPDEFSARFSGSPIKRTKRKGLLRSVLTAMGNSGDTNLVPVVEEYLADAEPLVRAHAAWALWKLEGEESRDRLLERLRVEDDPLVVEEIGAILKGIRC; encoded by the coding sequence GTGATAAAATTAGACTCCATGGGGATCAGGGAGATCACGGATTCCATAAAGTCGAAGGCGTACGATATCGGATTCGACCTGGTCGGAGTTTCTCCGGTCGGACACTTCCCGGAAAGCCAGTACTATAAAGAATGGCTGTCGAGGGGGTACGCGGGGGAGATGAAATATATGGAGAGGAGCCCCGAAAGGAGGCAGCACGCGGGCCGTGTGGTTCCAGGCGCGAAATCCGTAATTACGTGCGGTCTCAATTACAATACCGATTTGCCCTACTCGACGGCGGCGGGCGACAAGCGGAGGGGCTGGATCGCACGCTACGCATGGGGGGATGACTACCACACGGTTATGGACGATAAGCTGAAGACGCTCGAGGGATTTGTTTCGCGGAAAGCCGGGGAGAGGGTTGCCTCCCGCCGTTACGTCGATACCGGGCCGGTACTGGAAAGGGTTTACGGAAAATACGGCGGCATAGGCTGGACAGGGAAGAACACCTGCCTCATTAACCAGGAGATAGGTTCCTGGATCTTCCTCGGAGAGATCATCACGGGCCTTGAGCTCGAATACGACAGCCCCGTCCCCGACAGGTGCGGCACGTGCACACGGTGCATAGATGCCTGCCCTACGGGCGCTATTACCGGCCCCTACGTGCTCGATTCGAGACTCTGTATCTCCTATCTCACAATAGAGTTAAAAGGCGGCATACCGGCTCGGTTGAGAGACGGTATCGGCAACAATATATTCGGATGCGATATATGCCAGGACGTTTGCCCGTGGAACAGAAATGCCGAAAAGACCGTGGAGCCGGGCTTTCATCCGAAGGATGGCCTTTATAACCCCGACCTCCGTTCGTTCGCCGGGCTCGGTCCGGACGAGTTCAGCGCGCGGTTCAGTGGAAGCCCGATAAAGCGGACGAAAAGGAAGGGGTTACTGCGGAGTGTCCTCACAGCTATGGGCAATTCGGGGGATACGAACCTGGTTCCGGTTGTCGAGGAATACCTTGCGGACGCAGAGCCGCTCGTGAGGGCTCACGCGGCCTGGGCGCTCTGGAAGCTCGAAGGTGAGGAATCCAGAGACAGACTGCTCGAGCGTCTTAGGGTTGAGGACGACCCTCTCGTGGTTGAGGAAATAGGTGCGATTCTCAAGGGTATTCGGTGCTGA
- the pfp gene encoding diphosphate--fructose-6-phosphate 1-phosphotransferase — MPRKKEPNRNRLAILVGGGPAPGINGAISASTIEAVNRGIEVIGIREGFRWIAEGDTSQIEKLTIQNTSRIHNTGGSVIGISRANPTSSSERMNNTIRSLTRLGVRYLITIGGDGTMFLASEVEKAAKGRIKIAHIPKTIDNNIPLPGYIPTFGYETARHIGSHLVHYLMEDARTTKRWFIVVTMGRRTGHLALGIGKASGATLTLIPEQFGEGKISLRNITSILEGSIIKRLAHGREDGVAILAEGLTEKLDEEELKHLKDLSRDELGRIRLSEVDLGELLKHETMKSLAEKGITTRVIEKTIGYELRSAPPIPFDAKYTRDLGYSAVKYLLSGGSGAVVSIQTGRMIPIYFDEIIDPVLNQPRIRYVDINTESYEVAQKYMIKLSKDDLTDKRKLRALAKTANMKPEDFKRYFSGAV; from the coding sequence ATGCCCCGAAAGAAAGAACCTAACAGAAACAGACTCGCCATACTCGTAGGGGGCGGACCTGCGCCGGGAATCAACGGTGCAATCAGCGCCTCGACGATCGAAGCCGTCAACAGGGGCATAGAGGTGATAGGCATAAGGGAAGGCTTCAGATGGATCGCTGAGGGCGATACAAGCCAGATCGAGAAGCTGACGATACAGAACACGTCGCGTATACACAACACGGGCGGCTCCGTTATCGGCATATCGAGGGCCAACCCCACGTCGAGCAGCGAAAGGATGAATAACACAATAAGAAGCCTCACTAGGCTCGGTGTGAGATACCTGATAACGATAGGCGGAGACGGCACTATGTTCCTCGCGAGCGAGGTAGAGAAGGCCGCAAAGGGCAGGATAAAGATTGCGCATATCCCGAAGACCATAGACAACAACATTCCGCTGCCGGGCTACATACCGACGTTCGGCTACGAGACAGCCCGGCACATAGGCTCTCACCTCGTCCATTACCTCATGGAGGACGCGAGGACCACAAAGAGATGGTTCATTGTCGTAACGATGGGGAGAAGGACGGGCCATCTCGCCCTCGGGATAGGTAAAGCCTCGGGGGCGACCCTGACCCTGATCCCGGAGCAGTTCGGCGAGGGCAAGATATCTCTCAGGAATATAACCTCTATCCTCGAAGGGTCGATAATAAAACGCCTCGCGCACGGGAGGGAGGACGGCGTGGCTATACTCGCAGAAGGGCTCACGGAGAAGCTCGACGAGGAAGAGCTCAAGCATCTGAAGGATCTGAGCAGGGACGAGCTCGGACGCATAAGGCTCTCCGAGGTTGATCTCGGAGAGCTGCTCAAGCACGAAACGATGAAATCACTGGCCGAGAAAGGAATCACTACGAGGGTGATAGAAAAGACGATCGGTTACGAGCTCAGGTCGGCGCCGCCCATACCTTTCGACGCGAAATACACGCGCGACCTCGGCTACAGCGCCGTGAAATATCTGCTGAGCGGCGGCTCGGGAGCGGTAGTATCGATACAGACCGGAAGGATGATCCCCATATATTTCGATGAAATCATAGACCCGGTGCTGAATCAGCCCAGGATAAGGTACGTCGATATAAACACCGAATCGTATGAAGTCGCCCAGAAGTATATGATCAAGCTCAGTAAAGACGACCTCACCGACAAGCGGAAACTGAGAGCGCTCGCGAAGACCGCCAACATGAAGCCCGAAGACTTTAAAAGATATTTTTCGGGTGCTGTATGA
- a CDS encoding electron transfer flavoprotein subunit beta/FixA family protein: MKILVIVSQTQDTEAKIKVSAAGNSIDTEGMKWIMNPYDEFAVEEAIQTKEKHGGEVVVVSMGPARVVETIRQALAMGADSALHILDEGSPDVDSFATGKIIAGEIKKLGEFDIAFTGMKIIDEESGQVGVQIAEELGIPHVSLVSKVIEINPSAKKAVCQKEIDGGHMVVEVPLPCLITCPDAMNEPRYASLPGIMKAKKKPLTEVKLSDIGTDGLARVKTVEIKVPQIERKLKIIKGQDEPMVKGAEVENAAQELVTLLRDEAKVI; this comes from the coding sequence GTGAAGATTCTCGTAATAGTAAGCCAGACACAGGATACGGAGGCGAAGATAAAGGTCTCCGCGGCCGGCAACTCGATCGATACCGAAGGCATGAAATGGATCATGAACCCCTACGACGAGTTCGCGGTCGAGGAAGCTATCCAGACCAAGGAGAAGCACGGAGGAGAGGTGGTAGTAGTCTCCATGGGCCCGGCGAGGGTGGTCGAAACCATCAGGCAGGCGCTCGCGATGGGGGCAGACAGCGCCTTACATATCCTTGACGAAGGGTCCCCTGACGTGGATTCATTCGCAACGGGCAAGATTATCGCGGGCGAGATAAAGAAGCTAGGTGAATTCGATATAGCTTTTACAGGCATGAAGATAATAGACGAAGAGTCGGGTCAGGTCGGCGTCCAGATAGCCGAGGAGCTGGGAATCCCCCACGTATCTCTCGTGAGCAAGGTTATAGAGATAAACCCGTCGGCGAAAAAAGCGGTGTGTCAGAAGGAGATCGACGGCGGACACATGGTGGTGGAAGTTCCGCTCCCCTGTCTCATAACGTGCCCCGATGCCATGAACGAGCCACGGTATGCATCTCTCCCTGGCATCATGAAAGCCAAAAAGAAGCCGCTCACCGAAGTGAAACTTTCCGATATCGGCACGGACGGCCTCGCGCGCGTCAAGACAGTCGAGATCAAGGTCCCCCAGATAGAGAGGAAGCTCAAGATAATAAAAGGGCAGGACGAGCCTATGGTGAAAGGCGCCGAGGTGGAAAATGCCGCTCAAGAGCTGGTAACCCTCCTCAGGGATGAGGCCAAAGTTATATAG
- a CDS encoding rhomboid family intramembrane serine protease yields the protein MYNLREMIPLRDTTKSPGFPFVNIMLIVINVLVFLYGYSIGEYVNVFIFRYGLIPANVFSSSPDIAFTDRVYPFLTSMFLHGGWLHLIGNMLFLYIFGDNVEGRMGHFRYLAFYIVCGLIAALFQFVTNVRSVIPMVGASGAISGVLGAYMTFYPRSKILTLVPVFFFIQFIHIPAAVFIFVWFIIQFLSGLGTLSAPKESGGVAFWAHIGGFVAGLLLARFFDRRPYIREASMGRYFH from the coding sequence ATGTATAATCTAAGGGAGATGATACCCCTCCGAGATACCACCAAATCTCCCGGATTCCCGTTCGTGAACATCATGCTAATTGTAATCAATGTACTTGTTTTTTTATACGGGTATTCGATCGGCGAGTATGTAAACGTATTTATCTTCCGGTACGGCCTCATACCTGCTAACGTATTTTCGTCCTCGCCAGACATCGCTTTCACCGACCGTGTATACCCCTTCCTGACGTCCATGTTCCTCCACGGCGGATGGCTCCACCTTATCGGCAACATGCTCTTCCTATACATATTCGGGGACAACGTCGAAGGCAGGATGGGCCATTTCAGGTATCTCGCTTTTTATATCGTATGCGGTCTCATAGCGGCCCTTTTTCAATTCGTCACCAACGTCCGTTCCGTCATACCGATGGTCGGGGCCAGCGGAGCGATCTCGGGCGTGCTGGGGGCCTACATGACTTTCTACCCGAGGTCCAAAATACTGACCCTCGTGCCGGTCTTTTTCTTCATACAATTCATACACATCCCCGCCGCGGTGTTCATTTTCGTCTGGTTCATAATACAATTCCTGAGCGGGCTCGGCACACTGAGCGCGCCAAAGGAATCGGGCGGTGTGGCGTTCTGGGCTCACATAGGGGGCTTCGTCGCGGGCCTCCTGCTCGCGCGCTTCTTCGACAGGAGGCCGTATATACGGGAGGCGTCCATGGGCAGGTATTTTCATTAG
- a CDS encoding electron transfer flavoprotein subunit alpha/FixB family protein, with protein MSNEVWVVADLKIDGSVRQVTFEALSEARGKIAGKLGGKLCGVLIGSGVSGHAAELGKYGAEKVYVVDNELLKNFNTEGYTIALSELIKKHSPAVVIAGNTVFGQDYFPAVAARVGAGVTMDAIEIDLTDDKKLKIKRFSHSSKAIPTQVFLDHNPMMTTVRPNSFKAVEESKSPEVVDGSVTVNAGDIKSKVVEIKTKESDRPELTEAERVVSGGRGLGSEENFKYIYQLADILGAAAGATRAAVDAGYCPYDMQVGQTGKAVSPNLYIAIAISGSVQHFAGMGSSKVIVAINKDPEAPIFQKCDYGIVGDLFDVLPPFTEKVKALVSQS; from the coding sequence ATGAGTAACGAAGTTTGGGTCGTGGCTGATCTCAAAATAGACGGCAGTGTTAGGCAGGTGACTTTTGAGGCGTTATCCGAAGCGAGGGGCAAGATCGCGGGGAAGCTCGGGGGAAAGCTTTGCGGAGTGCTGATCGGCTCGGGCGTGTCGGGACACGCAGCCGAATTGGGCAAATACGGGGCCGAGAAGGTCTACGTCGTCGATAACGAGCTTCTAAAGAACTTCAACACCGAGGGTTACACGATCGCCCTCAGCGAATTGATAAAGAAGCACAGCCCTGCGGTGGTGATAGCGGGGAACACGGTATTCGGACAGGACTATTTCCCTGCGGTCGCCGCCCGGGTCGGAGCAGGCGTCACCATGGATGCTATAGAGATCGATCTGACAGACGACAAGAAACTCAAGATAAAACGCTTTTCCCATTCAAGCAAGGCGATACCGACCCAGGTCTTTCTCGATCACAACCCTATGATGACGACCGTCAGGCCCAACTCCTTTAAAGCGGTCGAGGAGTCGAAGAGCCCCGAAGTGGTAGACGGCTCCGTAACGGTCAACGCTGGGGACATAAAATCGAAAGTGGTCGAGATAAAGACGAAAGAATCGGACAGGCCTGAGCTCACCGAGGCTGAGAGAGTGGTCTCGGGTGGAAGGGGGCTTGGGAGCGAGGAGAATTTCAAATATATATATCAGCTCGCCGATATACTCGGGGCCGCAGCGGGCGCTACACGCGCCGCGGTCGATGCCGGCTACTGTCCTTACGATATGCAGGTCGGCCAGACGGGGAAGGCCGTGTCGCCCAACCTTTATATAGCGATCGCCATCTCGGGCTCTGTCCAGCACTTCGCAGGCATGGGCTCCTCGAAAGTGATAGTCGCGATAAATAAGGACCCGGAAGCGCCGATTTTTCAGAAGTGCGATTACGGTATAGTGGGCGACCTCTTCGACGTGCTTCCGCCTTTCACCGAGAAGGTGAAAGCGCTCGTATCACAGAGCTAG
- a CDS encoding nuclear transport factor 2 family protein, which produces MEADLKKDVLTANSRFYQALRNGDLVSMREVWLNEPKAKCVHPGWPMLYGWEAIRESWKNIFQAGTPARIEISDVRVHVSGDLAWVICIEKISQKAGDETRLGYAQSTNVYELRGPSWRLVLHHASPVPVPAGEAVSNQNLQ; this is translated from the coding sequence ATGGAAGCTGATCTAAAAAAAGATGTGTTGACAGCGAATTCGAGGTTTTATCAGGCTCTCCGCAACGGCGATCTCGTTTCGATGAGGGAAGTGTGGTTGAACGAGCCCAAGGCTAAGTGTGTTCACCCCGGCTGGCCTATGCTCTACGGATGGGAAGCCATCAGAGAGAGCTGGAAAAATATATTTCAGGCGGGCACGCCCGCACGTATTGAAATTTCCGACGTAAGGGTACACGTCTCGGGCGACCTGGCTTGGGTGATATGTATAGAAAAGATAAGCCAGAAGGCGGGGGATGAGACGCGGCTCGGTTATGCCCAGTCTACGAACGTGTACGAGCTCAGGGGACCTTCGTGGCGGCTTGTCCTTCACCACGCCTCCCCCGTACCCGTGCCTGCCGGCGAGGCCGTATCGAATCAGAATCTTCAGTAA
- a CDS encoding translocation/assembly module TamB domain-containing protein: MRHKILITAAIIFGLFVLITIAAYYFTQTAYFRALVKNTAERIVSSSTGQSFKIGEVEGNFFYNIKLKDVSFEVEGESFVSVNELSVTYSIPQMLNTAVLLSKTVPVDSVAVNGARVRLIKYGDGSWNFSRIGSRTEKEKERDKEKKGPPEWSIIVSDLLLGRSDLTIDDRENKKVSKFSVDNTELSAKLLHIIEEIHVDLKNADLDAPSLGLSVKNLKAEALYTGDKARIKDLGVLLNGAEIKLDAEAGNLEGDPEISYKVSARDYKVPDIGIFSLESEGEGVFKGPKDIDALININIPESEIFGKKLSGSLDKISVTGTGVDLGEGNIKSGLGELLLSGKGDLARLITGEGKNSFDVKLSLKDVKTTEIFSLIEGRTEKKTDAVIAKLGAVLNAELQAEGTWAEFRDMTVKGKIERLDIQGKEAGDLKLTGTAGYSPDGVGVDVKAAFKNVDLGTILSKKNLRSKINSDLAVKGLIPLQGDVLQKMNATVKGNIGPSGIFNVNLKRGNVDVSYDKERLIVKALSLDGDSFKLSVKDGTASRKGMSLGYDLEVGDLGLISRFTPGTEFAGTLKAAGKVEGDIRNPNITIKAEAGDLEINDVFAAQSVTIKGDGSIDLDNPDLRAEIRTGNAKIKDRNIESIAIDAESEGKGINVSALITENDQFEYEIAAALRDLGASEKHMEISKLRLDMEETELVNRDKILLTVSPNKLIVDSFNLYYNDSSALADASILYDGNVDGHVKLSNLAINDIVKLLNPKADVSGTLSADARIRGTMAAPQFNAKLNTSNLAYKDFKDDISLDLDYFERNLGMKFLVTGDSGVVLQATGNSDANLDLNNLGENIKQARFNLAISSSGVDLSPLTSVSSEIEKSSGLLIIDVNAKGTLDNPVAYGQITLKDAMFKIKSLRNELNVSNALIELDGQKGFLRKAEIVSGKGKGTFEGQIDVPTMTYDLDGNMKNFLLKPKRITANITGNLGLKGEGTKIEVGGKLTVEKARITIPEQQEKEIEEIKFVDEDKEEFVVGGPPTDYFKENVALDLSIRMRQNNWVKGRGANIELKGDLDVKKSYGHDVRIAGTINTVRGTYETLGKLFRIQEGSVNFTGTEKINPLLDVTALYRVSSVQIYVNISGTAEKPVLKLSSDPPMSETDIVSYIVFGAPSDQIGSGNRASIQGVATGVAGGIAAAQLEKLLGSKLSLDVISVGGGADGPQVEVGKYLTQDLYIAYERETTESLLDSTTITENRVLLEYTIFKNVTINGDVGGENPGVDVFYNFNY, from the coding sequence ATGCGTCATAAGATACTGATCACCGCCGCTATAATATTCGGATTGTTCGTACTCATCACGATAGCCGCCTACTACTTTACACAGACAGCCTATTTCAGAGCGCTCGTCAAAAATACGGCGGAGCGGATCGTCAGCTCTTCGACGGGCCAGTCCTTTAAGATAGGCGAGGTCGAAGGCAACTTTTTTTACAACATTAAGCTCAAGGACGTTTCGTTCGAAGTCGAAGGCGAAAGCTTCGTTTCCGTAAACGAGCTCTCGGTCACGTACTCCATCCCTCAGATGCTCAACACGGCGGTGCTGCTCAGTAAAACCGTTCCAGTAGACAGTGTGGCCGTAAACGGGGCGCGGGTAAGGCTCATCAAATACGGGGACGGCTCATGGAACTTCAGCCGGATCGGGAGCCGCACCGAAAAGGAGAAGGAGAGAGATAAAGAGAAAAAGGGCCCTCCGGAGTGGAGCATCATAGTTTCCGACCTGCTCCTCGGGCGGAGCGATCTCACCATAGACGACAGGGAAAATAAGAAAGTCTCGAAGTTCTCAGTTGACAATACCGAGCTCTCGGCGAAGCTACTTCATATCATAGAGGAGATACACGTAGACCTCAAAAACGCCGACCTCGATGCGCCCTCACTGGGACTCAGCGTCAAGAACCTGAAAGCCGAAGCGCTCTACACGGGCGACAAAGCCCGAATTAAAGACCTCGGGGTCCTGCTGAACGGAGCCGAGATCAAGCTCGACGCCGAAGCCGGCAATCTCGAAGGAGACCCGGAAATTTCATACAAGGTGTCGGCCCGTGACTACAAGGTCCCGGACATCGGCATATTCAGCCTGGAATCGGAGGGAGAAGGCGTATTCAAAGGCCCGAAAGATATAGATGCACTGATAAATATAAATATCCCCGAATCGGAAATCTTCGGGAAAAAGCTCTCCGGGTCTCTCGATAAAATCTCGGTCACGGGGACGGGAGTGGACCTGGGTGAAGGGAACATCAAATCAGGCCTCGGCGAGCTGTTATTGAGCGGGAAGGGGGACCTGGCCCGCTTGATCACGGGGGAAGGAAAGAACAGCTTCGACGTCAAGCTCTCTCTTAAAGATGTGAAGACGACAGAGATATTTTCCCTCATAGAAGGGAGAACCGAAAAGAAGACGGATGCTGTCATTGCGAAGCTGGGCGCGGTGCTCAATGCCGAACTGCAAGCCGAAGGAACGTGGGCCGAGTTCAGGGACATGACGGTCAAAGGAAAGATCGAGCGCCTCGACATACAGGGAAAGGAGGCGGGGGATCTGAAATTGACAGGGACCGCGGGCTATTCGCCAGACGGGGTAGGAGTGGACGTCAAAGCAGCTTTTAAGAACGTCGACCTCGGGACGATCCTCAGCAAAAAGAACCTCAGAAGCAAGATAAATTCCGATCTGGCTGTTAAAGGGCTTATCCCCCTTCAAGGGGACGTGCTCCAGAAAATGAACGCAACGGTGAAGGGGAATATCGGACCGTCAGGCATCTTCAACGTAAACCTGAAAAGAGGGAACGTGGATGTCTCATACGATAAGGAGAGGCTGATCGTGAAGGCTTTGTCGCTGGACGGGGATTCATTCAAGCTGAGCGTAAAGGACGGCACCGCAAGCAGGAAGGGAATGAGCCTCGGTTACGACCTCGAAGTCGGGGACCTGGGCCTCATCTCAAGATTCACGCCCGGGACGGAATTCGCCGGGACCCTCAAGGCCGCGGGGAAGGTCGAAGGGGACATCAGGAATCCGAATATAACTATCAAAGCCGAAGCGGGGGACCTCGAGATAAACGATGTGTTCGCGGCTCAATCCGTAACAATAAAAGGAGACGGCTCAATAGACCTCGATAATCCCGACCTGCGAGCGGAAATCAGGACCGGGAACGCAAAAATCAAGGATAGGAATATAGAGAGCATCGCGATCGACGCCGAAAGTGAAGGAAAGGGTATAAATGTAAGCGCGTTGATAACGGAGAACGACCAATTCGAGTATGAAATTGCAGCTGCGCTCAGAGACCTCGGGGCGAGCGAGAAGCACATGGAGATCAGCAAGCTCAGGCTGGATATGGAAGAGACCGAGCTTGTGAACAGGGACAAGATTCTTCTGACCGTTTCACCAAACAAGCTTATAGTGGATTCATTCAACCTCTACTATAATGATTCTTCGGCGCTCGCTGACGCGAGTATCTTATACGACGGCAATGTCGACGGGCATGTAAAGCTCAGCAACCTGGCTATTAACGATATAGTCAAGCTCCTGAATCCGAAGGCTGATGTCTCGGGGACTCTGTCAGCCGACGCCCGCATAAGAGGGACTATGGCGGCGCCCCAATTCAACGCGAAGCTCAATACGAGCAACCTGGCCTATAAGGATTTCAAAGACGATATATCGCTCGACCTCGATTACTTCGAACGAAATCTCGGCATGAAATTTCTCGTAACGGGCGACTCGGGCGTAGTTTTGCAGGCAACCGGGAACTCGGACGCGAACCTCGATCTTAATAACCTGGGAGAGAACATCAAGCAGGCGAGGTTCAATCTTGCAATCAGCTCGAGCGGGGTTGACCTGAGCCCGTTGACGAGCGTCAGCAGCGAGATCGAGAAATCCTCGGGGCTGCTCATAATCGACGTTAACGCAAAGGGCACTCTGGACAATCCCGTAGCGTATGGACAGATAACACTCAAAGATGCAATGTTCAAGATCAAATCCCTCAGGAACGAGCTCAATGTCTCGAACGCCTTGATAGAGCTCGATGGGCAGAAAGGGTTCTTGAGAAAGGCCGAGATCGTTTCCGGTAAGGGGAAAGGGACTTTCGAAGGGCAGATCGACGTCCCTACAATGACCTACGACCTCGACGGGAATATGAAGAACTTCCTCCTGAAGCCGAAGAGAATAACAGCAAATATAACCGGAAACCTGGGACTCAAGGGGGAAGGGACCAAGATAGAAGTCGGTGGCAAGCTGACGGTCGAAAAAGCCCGGATCACTATCCCCGAGCAGCAGGAAAAGGAGATAGAGGAGATTAAATTCGTCGACGAAGACAAGGAAGAGTTCGTAGTCGGCGGCCCGCCGACGGACTACTTTAAAGAAAACGTCGCGCTTGACCTTTCCATCAGGATGAGACAGAACAACTGGGTAAAGGGACGGGGCGCCAACATCGAGCTGAAGGGAGACCTCGACGTCAAGAAGTCGTATGGTCACGACGTCAGGATCGCGGGCACCATCAACACCGTCAGGGGCACTTACGAGACCCTCGGCAAACTTTTTCGGATCCAGGAAGGAAGCGTGAACTTCACCGGGACGGAGAAGATCAACCCGCTCCTCGACGTAACCGCGCTTTACCGCGTCTCGAGCGTCCAGATTTATGTAAATATCAGCGGGACAGCGGAAAAACCTGTGCTCAAGCTTTCGAGCGACCCCCCGATGTCTGAGACCGACATCGTTTCATATATCGTGTTCGGCGCTCCTTCAGATCAGATCGGCTCCGGGAACAGGGCGTCTATTCAGGGAGTAGCCACGGGCGTGGCGGGAGGCATAGCCGCCGCGCAGCTCGAGAAGCTTCTCGGAAGCAAGCTGTCGCTCGACGTCATAAGCGTTGGAGGAGGCGCCGACGGACCGCAGGTAGAGGTCGGGAAATATCTCACGCAGGACCTTTACATCGCTTACGAGAGGGAAACCACGGAGTCCCTGCTCGATTCGACGACCATAACGGAGAACAGGGTCCTGCTCGAATACACGATCTTTAAAAACGTAACGATAAACGGGGACGTCGGAGGGGAAAACCCCGGCGTCGACGTATTCTACAACTTTAATTATTGA
- a CDS encoding DMT family transporter, producing the protein MNRSVMNILLLVFVIVTWGYSWVLMKMGLGYMEPFTLAVWRCAIAAVTLLIFVKSRSIKLPHPRRWPDFIAVGLFQTTFLFGFMLLGMKRITAGKTSVLLYTMPVWTILLVHFYLKEKINTRQWAGVLLGSLGIVSILGWDVISKQNPDIFLGEVLIIIAAVSWAVSNIWVKKRMAGEDVYRISALQLVFGTLGLLLLAIPTHGVLTVEWTPTSVYVLLFTGLIASAVDFTIWFYLIKKLDINITTFSSMLVPVFGLFFDWLILGSGLDWGTITGGALILAGIYMVSKK; encoded by the coding sequence ATGAACCGCTCGGTAATGAATATCCTGCTCCTCGTTTTCGTAATAGTAACCTGGGGGTACTCATGGGTACTGATGAAGATGGGCCTCGGCTACATGGAGCCCTTCACACTCGCCGTATGGAGGTGCGCGATAGCGGCGGTCACACTCCTGATATTCGTGAAATCGAGGTCGATCAAGCTCCCCCACCCGCGAAGGTGGCCCGATTTTATCGCCGTCGGGTTATTTCAGACCACGTTCCTCTTCGGATTCATGCTCCTCGGGATGAAGCGCATCACGGCGGGAAAGACGTCGGTGCTCCTCTACACCATGCCAGTTTGGACGATACTCCTTGTGCACTTCTACCTCAAGGAAAAGATAAACACTAGGCAGTGGGCGGGAGTACTGCTCGGGTCTCTCGGGATTGTATCAATACTCGGATGGGACGTTATATCGAAGCAGAACCCCGACATATTCCTCGGCGAGGTGCTCATCATTATCGCAGCCGTATCGTGGGCAGTATCGAACATATGGGTGAAGAAGAGGATGGCCGGCGAGGACGTTTACAGAATAAGCGCGCTACAGCTCGTTTTCGGGACGCTCGGCCTCTTACTCTTAGCCATACCTACACACGGGGTATTGACCGTCGAATGGACGCCGACCTCAGTATACGTGCTCCTCTTTACCGGCCTCATCGCCTCGGCTGTCGACTTCACGATATGGTTCTATCTCATAAAGAAGCTCGATATCAACATCACGACCTTCTCATCCATGCTTGTGCCCGTCTTCGGCCTATTCTTCGACTGGCTTATCCTGGGGAGCGGGCTCGACTGGGGGACGATAACGGGAGGGGCGCTCATACTGGCGGGGATTTACATGGTGTCGAAGAAATAA